A genomic segment from Flavobacterium inviolabile encodes:
- a CDS encoding T9SS-dependent choice-of-anchor J family protein, with the protein MKRTLLFAGLLFGTLFSANAQTTIFQENFENNATLAGWTLHNVDGLTPNGTYAGVFGTNAWAVVSWTSEAGNKVASTTSWFNPAGQADRWLVSPQIAVPANNVVELKFNAKSGDTDPAFRDGYTVYVSTTGTSIANFGTTVYNISAEVNTWQNKTIDLSQFAGQNIYIAWRNNNSDKNLLSIDNVAITATATASTADFLASKLSVFPNPANDVVTITNNANLLINAVQVNDINGRTVKAVKLDAVSEAQVNVSELNAGVYFMNITTNEGVSTKKIVKK; encoded by the coding sequence ATGAAAAGAACATTACTTTTTGCAGGTCTGCTATTTGGAACGCTATTTAGTGCGAATGCACAAACTACTATTTTTCAGGAAAATTTTGAAAACAATGCCACTTTAGCGGGATGGACACTTCATAATGTAGACGGATTAACGCCAAACGGAACCTATGCGGGAGTATTTGGAACAAATGCCTGGGCTGTTGTTTCCTGGACTTCAGAAGCGGGAAATAAAGTAGCTTCTACAACATCATGGTTTAATCCTGCCGGACAGGCAGACAGATGGTTAGTGTCGCCGCAAATTGCAGTGCCGGCTAATAATGTAGTTGAATTAAAATTCAATGCGAAATCCGGAGATACCGATCCTGCTTTCAGAGATGGTTATACCGTATATGTTTCTACCACCGGAACCAGTATTGCAAATTTCGGGACTACCGTTTATAATATCTCAGCAGAGGTGAATACCTGGCAAAATAAAACGATAGATCTATCCCAATTTGCCGGACAGAATATCTACATTGCCTGGAGAAATAATAATAGTGACAAGAATTTGCTGAGCATCGATAATGTTGCGATTACCGCTACAGCAACGGCTTCAACTGCCGATTTCTTAGCGTCTAAACTATCCGTTTTCCCTAACCCGGCTAATGATGTGGTAACGATTACGAACAATGCGAATCTTTTAATCAATGCTGTTCAGGTTAACGACATCAATGGCAGAACTGTAAAAGCTGTTAAACTGGATGCGGTATCTGAAGCTCAGGTAAATGTTTCGGAATTAAACGCAGGTGTTTATTTTATGAATATCACGACTAACGAAGGTGTTAGCACTAAAAAGATCGTTAAAAAATAA
- a CDS encoding UDP-2,3-diacylglucosamine diphosphatase, with protein MKKRIVDIVVISDVHLGTYGCHAKELLEYLNSIKPKILILNGDIIDIWQFRKSYFPKSHLKVVKRLLDFSSKGTKVYYITGNHDEMLRKFSDTTMGNFSIVDKLVLPLHDKKAWIFHGDIFDNSVHHAKWIAKLGGIGYDYLILLNRFINWCLIKMGKEPYSLSKKIKASVKKAVKFISDFETTATDLAIEKNYDYVICGHIHEPKIEAKENKKGKTLYLNSGDWVENLTALEYNKKRWKLYQHTKEAFADDEEDYFELETKLSQEILSLKILMKS; from the coding sequence TTGAAAAAGAGAATTGTTGATATTGTAGTGATTTCCGATGTGCACTTAGGTACTTATGGTTGTCATGCCAAAGAATTATTGGAATATCTGAATAGTATCAAGCCAAAAATACTAATCTTAAACGGCGATATTATTGACATCTGGCAATTTAGAAAATCTTATTTTCCCAAATCCCATTTAAAGGTTGTCAAAAGGTTACTTGATTTCTCTTCCAAAGGAACCAAAGTTTATTATATTACCGGAAACCATGATGAAATGCTGCGGAAGTTCAGCGATACCACTATGGGGAATTTTTCCATAGTAGACAAACTGGTCTTACCGCTGCATGATAAAAAAGCGTGGATCTTTCACGGTGATATTTTCGACAATTCCGTTCATCATGCCAAATGGATAGCCAAACTGGGCGGGATTGGCTATGATTATTTAATCCTGCTGAACCGTTTTATCAACTGGTGCCTGATAAAAATGGGCAAAGAGCCGTATTCGTTATCCAAAAAGATAAAAGCCAGCGTAAAAAAAGCCGTGAAGTTTATTTCGGATTTTGAAACCACCGCTACCGATCTTGCCATTGAAAAGAATTACGATTATGTGATCTGCGGACACATACACGAACCCAAGATCGAAGCCAAAGAAAATAAAAAAGGGAAAACGCTTTATTTGAATTCCGGTGACTGGGTTGAAAATTTAACCGCTTTGGAATACAACAAGAAACGATGGAAACTGTATCAGCACACCAAAGAGGCTTTTGCTGATGATGAAGAGGATTATTTCGAGCTGGAAACAAAATTAAGCCAGGAAATCCTTTCTCTAAAAATACTGATGAAAAGTTAA
- the aroC gene encoding chorismate synthase: MAGNTFGTLYRITTFGESHGDALGGIIDGCPAGITLDFDAIQQEMQRRKPGQSAIVTQRKEEDEVQFLSGIFEGKTTGTSIGFIVPNTNQKSDDYSHIKDTYRPSHADYVYEQKYGIRDYRGGGRSSARETVSRVVAGAVAKQAMPEIKINAFVSSVGDIFIDKPYQALDFSLTESNAVRCPDLATAQKMEDYIKEIRKDGDTVGGTITCVIQNVPIGLGEPVFDKLHAELGKAMLSINAVKGFEYGSGFCGAKMRGSEHNDLYNADGTTKSNLSGGIQGGISNGMDIYFRVAFKPVATIMQKQEVLDNKGNLIEQQGKGRHDPCVVPRAVPIVEAMAAIVLLDFYLRK; this comes from the coding sequence ATGGCAGGAAATACATTTGGAACACTATACAGGATCACAACTTTTGGAGAATCACATGGAGACGCATTAGGAGGCATTATCGATGGCTGTCCTGCCGGAATAACTTTGGATTTTGATGCGATTCAACAGGAAATGCAAAGAAGAAAACCCGGTCAGTCGGCTATTGTTACCCAACGAAAAGAAGAAGACGAAGTACAGTTTTTATCCGGAATATTTGAAGGAAAAACAACAGGCACTTCCATTGGGTTTATAGTACCGAATACCAACCAGAAATCAGACGATTATTCACATATTAAAGATACTTACCGTCCAAGCCATGCCGATTATGTGTATGAGCAGAAATATGGAATAAGAGATTACCGCGGCGGCGGAAGGAGCTCGGCAAGAGAAACCGTGAGCAGAGTAGTGGCTGGAGCTGTTGCAAAACAGGCAATGCCGGAAATTAAGATTAATGCTTTTGTTTCTTCTGTTGGCGATATCTTTATCGATAAACCCTACCAGGCTTTGGATTTTTCCTTAACGGAGTCAAATGCGGTGCGTTGTCCGGATCTGGCAACGGCTCAGAAAATGGAAGACTATATTAAAGAAATCCGTAAAGACGGGGATACCGTTGGCGGTACGATAACCTGTGTGATCCAGAATGTGCCGATTGGCCTGGGAGAACCGGTTTTCGACAAGCTTCATGCCGAATTGGGTAAAGCCATGCTTTCTATTAATGCCGTTAAAGGATTTGAATACGGAAGCGGTTTCTGCGGGGCTAAAATGAGAGGAAGCGAACACAATGACCTGTACAATGCCGACGGAACAACAAAGAGCAACCTTTCCGGCGGAATCCAGGGAGGCATCAGCAATGGAATGGATATCTATTTCAGGGTCGCTTTTAAACCGGTAGCCACCATTATGCAAAAACAGGAAGTTCTTGATAATAAAGGCAATCTGATCGAACAGCAGGGGAAAGGACGTCATGATCCGTGTGTGGTGCCGCGTGCAGTACCTATCGTTGAAGCAATGGCAGCCATTGTTTTATTGGATTTTTACCTTAGAAAATAA